The window GCCCTATTGCAACACAATCTACAGCTACAATCTCGTATTTTAAACTATCAAAAATAGCACGAAGTACTGTATTTCCTGTGTTCTTAATTTTAAGACCAATTTCTTTTTTAGAAGCGCCATCGATATAACTAATTTCTTCTACAGTTATTAATTTTCCTTCTATTCTAAAACCTTCTCTAATCTTTTTAAGATCTTCTATCTTCAGGTTTTTATCTAATTCTATTTGGAATAAACGAGGTACACCATTTTTAGAATTGGTGAATTTTTTAGCAACCAAATCATCATTGGTAAATAATAATAACCCTTTACTATTTCTACCTAATCTACCAATTGGTTTAATACGTGAATTGGTTGCATTAGCAACTAAATCCATAACCGTACGTCCTTTACCTTCACTTGTAGTGGTTGCAAAACCTTTTGGTTTGTTTAGTAGAACGTATGCTTTTTTCTCTGGATTTATTCTAGATCCATCAAAACGAACCTCATCTTCTAACTTTACTTTATACCCCATTTCTGTAACGACCTTTCCGTTTACAGAAACTAAACCTGTTGCAATATGCATATCTGCATCTCTACGAGAACAAATACCAGAATTTGCGATGTATTTATTTAAACGCATTTGATCTGGATCTGATGCTTTTTGTGGCTTTTGTACTTTTTGTGGCTTTTGCGTTTTATTTACTGCCGCTTTCTTTTTTACTGGAGCATTTCCTCTTTCATTGCTTTGGCTACGCG is drawn from Lacinutrix sp. WUR7 and contains these coding sequences:
- a CDS encoding pseudouridine synthase; the protein is MSKPRDSKSKGKLSGRGNSNTRSQSNERGNAPVKKKAAVNKTQKPQKVQKPQKASDPDQMRLNKYIANSGICSRRDADMHIATGLVSVNGKVVTEMGYKVKLEDEVRFDGSRINPEKKAYVLLNKPKGFATTTSEGKGRTVMDLVANATNSRIKPIGRLGRNSKGLLLFTNDDLVAKKFTNSKNGVPRLFQIELDKNLKIEDLKKIREGFRIEGKLITVEEISYIDGASKKEIGLKIKNTGNTVLRAIFDSLKYEIVAVDCVAIGHLTKKDLPRGHWKHLTEQELNTLKML